A single Candidatus Eisenbacteria bacterium DNA region contains:
- a CDS encoding UDP-N-acetylmuramate--alanine ligase translates to MNDPHPFTERNYHFSGVGGSGMAPMAQLTALLGARVTGSDRNFDRGLTLPVFDALAEAGVTLVPQDGSGVVPGLDALIHSSAVEQSNPDFARAQALGITRIRRGSFLAKLAAERRAIAIAGTSGKSTVTAMVAHILVDAGFDPSFLGGGAAASLDGAFPPGSLRVGGSDWFVVETDESDGSVAEFSPAIATLTNLTRDHKEMDVTTGLFARLLEQTRERAVLHVGDPALAAVPRPDRLPFLTVAVEGDPVWIHADLVARSVRLEPGAVWFEIGGTEINVPFPGILTVQNAALAIATAHAAGISVGRAARSLESFAGVRRRLERIGSADGIEVFDDFAHNPVKIRMAIEALRPRGALWIFYQPHGYGPTRFFRDELIETFREALRPEDRLLLAPIYDAGGTADRTIRSEHIADPLADAGISARVVSTRDEAARQIVAGTRRGDRVVVMGARDDTLPSFARAIQVALAARTGEPAAGRTQR, encoded by the coding sequence GTGAACGATCCCCACCCGTTTACCGAGCGGAACTACCACTTCAGCGGCGTCGGCGGGAGCGGGATGGCCCCCATGGCCCAGCTCACGGCGCTGCTCGGCGCCCGCGTCACCGGGTCCGACCGGAATTTCGACCGCGGCCTCACGCTCCCCGTGTTCGACGCCCTTGCCGAGGCGGGCGTCACCCTCGTGCCCCAGGACGGCTCCGGCGTGGTGCCAGGCCTGGACGCGCTCATCCACTCCAGTGCGGTGGAGCAGAGCAATCCCGATTTTGCCCGCGCCCAAGCGCTCGGGATCACGCGGATCAGGCGCGGGTCGTTTCTCGCAAAGCTGGCGGCGGAGCGCCGGGCGATCGCGATCGCGGGCACGAGCGGCAAGTCCACCGTGACCGCGATGGTCGCCCACATCCTCGTGGACGCGGGTTTTGATCCCTCGTTTCTGGGCGGCGGGGCCGCCGCGAGCCTGGACGGGGCCTTCCCACCGGGAAGCCTTCGCGTGGGCGGGAGCGATTGGTTTGTCGTCGAAACCGACGAAAGCGACGGCAGCGTCGCCGAATTCTCCCCCGCGATCGCGACCCTCACCAATCTGACGCGCGACCACAAGGAAATGGATGTCACGACCGGGCTCTTCGCTCGCCTTCTGGAGCAGACCCGCGAGCGGGCGGTCCTCCACGTCGGCGATCCCGCGCTCGCCGCGGTTCCACGCCCAGACCGCCTCCCCTTCCTCACCGTCGCGGTCGAAGGGGATCCGGTCTGGATCCACGCGGATCTGGTGGCGCGCTCCGTGCGGCTCGAGCCGGGCGCCGTGTGGTTCGAGATCGGCGGCACGGAGATCAATGTTCCTTTCCCAGGAATCCTCACCGTCCAGAACGCGGCCCTCGCGATCGCGACCGCCCACGCGGCGGGGATCTCGGTCGGGCGTGCCGCGCGGTCTCTCGAAAGCTTCGCCGGAGTCCGGCGGAGACTGGAGCGGATCGGCTCCGCGGACGGAATCGAAGTCTTCGACGACTTCGCGCACAACCCGGTGAAGATCCGCATGGCGATCGAGGCGCTTCGGCCGCGGGGGGCGCTATGGATCTTCTATCAACCCCACGGGTACGGCCCCACCCGCTTTTTCCGGGACGAGCTGATCGAGACATTCCGGGAGGCTCTGCGCCCCGAGGACCGTCTCCTCCTCGCGCCCATCTACGACGCCGGCGGCACCGCGGATCGCACGATTCGCTCCGAGCACATCGCGGATCCCCTGGCGGACGCTGGAATCTCCGCGAGGGTGGTCTCCACACGCGACGAGGCGGCCCGCCAGATCGTCGCCGGAACGAGGCGGGGCGACCGGGTCGTCGTCATGGGCGCCCGGGACGACACGCTCCCCTCCTTTGCGCGTGCCATCCAAGTCGCGCTTGCGGCGCGCACCGGCGAGCCTGCGGCCGGACGCACCCAGCGCTAG